The Brachyhypopomus gauderio isolate BG-103 unplaced genomic scaffold, BGAUD_0.2 sc336, whole genome shotgun sequence DNA window CCGTCATCAGCTGTTCCCGAGTCGGCAGGGTTATGCGGCGCgcgggagaggaggaagagcggtggtgccgcttgctggggcaaAGTGCCTTCTTaggccgggtggcgtagcctggcattttAGTGTCTCTtcgcggctcgtcgttctgtgacgttcagGCTGtcacgaaggatgagacacggaatcctcttTGACTAACGTCACTTTGTATTTATTAAACATGTAGCGCAAGAAGCACACGAATAACGGATACTCTCACACTGCAAACAAGCATACActacgtgcagacatagacaacgacgagcacaggacactgcgcgaacgcacattaagtagacaaaccacattagccccacgtgattacgagacgattcacaggtgagacagattatcacacgacataaccataaccatggagatccactgacgcagacaaagcacgtggacaacgttaacacacgcccaaaagggaggggccggggtcctcaacgtgacaacaaAAAGTTAAGACAGCCCAAAACCTTAATGCTGGGTTTACAGAGTAGTTTTCCCGCACCAGCCGCACTGTCCACCATGTTTGTTCAAAAATCACAGTATGCTAATTAGATGGTTTTAACCAATAGGCATGCAGGAGCGCATTGCGTCAGACACTCTGcaaatattaaatgaaaaacaatgagtttagtgattgtcttcacttgaaaatgttgagctTATTGAGATTAAAACTTATATCGTTGTATGAACTTTAATGTTTTAAGCTGTTTGAACTGTTTTGCAGTTTTGCTTACAAATAGAATAATTTTAATGAGTTCACCACTCTGTCAGGGAGTACagtgtagttacaatttcaagcattttcaagtactttagcttaaattccagcacttttcaaacctgaaacacaaagcaacattaaaatttgtcaggtaaatgtttcttccaCTGTTTTTTAGTGGTGTTTCAAACCCCGCTTCGAAAAGCTGTGCACTGCAAAACGGGCTCATTGTAGTCATTAGTTCTGACTCATTTTGATTTAAAAAACAGCACAAATTGTTGTATTGCATGTTTTGTAGTGTTAATATATTAAAGTGTTAATATATTAATGTTGCTGATCAAGctgaatttattattatttattgattttatttaatttcatttttcaGTATCAAATGCCAGTCAGTTAAAAAATGTTTCTAGTTTAAATAGGGATCTTTAATAGGATCCATTTCATGCAAACTGATGCACTTCACTTCATGATGCAATTGTTTCTGTTACAAACTAAAAATCAAagctaataaaataatgattTATTTCTTCAGTGTTAATAAGGACCTTATTAAGGTGTACTTATAACAATTTTATAGATAAATTATACTACAGTGGGtgtataaaaacacatttttatccCATTTTGTCATGTATGGGGTTTATACGCCGACAGAATTTATAGGCGTGGCAGAGAGTAGTGAccagggtggtggtggagtgagtgtgtgtgtacgtctctCTTTTTTTGTGGGGGGGGCGCAAAGTGTTTTCTTCTTCATAGGGGGGGCTTAACAAAAAATAATTGAGAATCACTGCCCTAGTGTAACACACACTACCTCAAAgtttcaaagtttatttgtatcgcgcttttcacaacacatgttgtcacaaagcgctttacaggatttaaaaggtttaacaatactatgggtccagatccctaatgagcaagccaaggcgacagtggcgaggaaaaactccctagatggtggggaataggaagaaacctcgggagaaccaagactcaaaagggaacccatcctccattgggcggcccgttaacacacaaattacgcaaaatacagacaaatacacaagtcacacacaaatcacacaatcagactaagtaaaggtaaaaatgaaagttctgggttttgatattgtcactgtaaatgtctgttgatgaacgccaggctttcattccatgtcggagcagcgatgctggtattgtaggctccgactgcagtgttactctccaggtgaaccttggagaaaagatacgagatgtagtaaatatgtaacaaattaatcaaaggccaaactaaacagatgagtctttaatcgagttttaaacattgagactgtgttaaacattgagactgtacCTCCACACTGCCTGACACTAGtgtaacacacaccacctccacaccgcCTGACTCTAGTCCACACCACACTACTGATAAAACacctgataaaaaaaaacaaacacctgATACAAGTGTAACACAAATTACAAACTACACTGAGACATTTACAGTTAGGAGTATAATACCAGtattacacacacccacatactgtATACACATCTGACCTATTTTAAACAATCGTAATCCAGTGGTATTGAaagcgtttgtgtgtgtttcatgtctCAGGAGCTGACAGGAAAACTCCCTAAAGAGTATCCTCTGGACCCAGGTGAGGAGCCACCCACAGTGCGACGCAAAATCGGCACCGCATTCAAACTCGACGAACAGAAGATCCTTCCCAAAGGAGAGGTGAGCTAGCCTCTGACCTCTGAACTCTGACCTGCCTGGTATTTCTGAATAGACAGACACAAATTGGGACTCATTTCCGCCAGACACTTTTGAAATGGATGACTGGCACTGCCCACAGACAGCTGACCACAGTGGGTGCTCCGGAAATGTGTGTTTTACCAGTCTCTTTTACTCAGGAATCAGCCTCAACACAGAGCCTTGGATGTGATTATAAATACTAGTCCTACTTCCTGGTCTGGCATCATTTAGAGGAAGTGATAGTGAGTGTGTTTTGAGTGTAGGCCAAAGGCTCAGGGTTACAAAATGGGCAtcgagaggagagacagagagagagagactgtgtgtgtgacagagagactgtgtgtgtgtgtgtgtgagagagagagagagagagagagggagaataaaTGAAAAAGAAAGTAGGGGTAAGAAGAGGTTGTGCTAAGTATCAAAGCTGTCGATGTAATGTCACAGTGTCTGAGTTTCTTTCCTGTCTACACAGTTGTAGACAGCAGGTTGCTTTGctctgtgtgggggggtgggaagGTTTTGGTGTGTTGTCACTGTCAGGGTGGGTTTTGCCAGACTCTCAGAGGGCAGTCTGAAGGACTGTGTGGGTTTTGGCCTACACCGCTGCCGTTTTTAAGGTCAGTCGTGTGCTAATGTATGTTCTTTGTGCGAATTGTGTGCGCATGTTttaggaggaggagctggagcgTTTGGAGAGGGAGTTTGCCATCCAGTCTCAGATCACGGAGGCGGCGCGGCGTTTGGCCAGTGATCCGCATGTCAGCAGCAAGAAGCTGAGGAAGCAGCGCAAGACGTCGTACCTGAACGCCCTGAAGAAGCTGCAGGACATGGAGAATGCCATCAACGAACACCGCATGCGCTCGGGGCAGAAGCCCACGCAGCGCGCCTCTCTCATCATCGAgggtaccaccacacacactcacacacacacacacacacacacacacacacactctcacactcacacacactcacacacattctcacacactcacatactctcacactcacacacaccctcacacactctcacacaccctcacacactcacacaccctcgcCGCACTAAAGACTTTCCGCTGTGCTGGAGAAGCTGGGGGGGCTACGCAgcttctgtgtgttgtgtgctgtgaacTGTGAGCTATGTGTTTTGTATGCTGTAGTTATGTGCTGTGCTGTGAGCtgtgtgctgtagttgtgtgctgtgctgtgagctgtgtgctgtagttgtgtgctgtactgtgagctgtgtgctgtagttgtgtgctGTACTGTGAGCTGTGTGCTGTAGTTGTGAGGCTTCGTTACACGTCTTAACAAGACTGTTTCCCCATGATGTCTTAACGAGACTCTTCCCATATGTATTAAACCAGAGCTATAAAACACAGTGGAAATATTGCCCATGAAATTCATTTAATGCACACAcgaaggtgcacacacacacacacacatgcatgcacacacacatgcacacacacagtgtgtgtggaggtagaATTGCGTGAAACGAAGTTGAACACtatgtattctctctctctcttacagagGCTAATATCGGCTCAGAGGACAGCTCTTTATCTGATGCTCTGGTGCTGGATgatggtgagacacacacacacacacatgcgtgcacacacacatgcgtgcgcagacacacctacacacctcaaCCACCGTGCACCGCTTACACATGACtgccactcctcctcttcctcactgcaCACATGTGTGCTGGGCAGAACCATGTCACacgtcctctctcacactcacacccccttCTGTCCTGCCCCCTCCCTCGCTCTCACAGATGACCCCCACGTGACGGGGACCCCCACCTTCTCTCCGGTGGCCTCCCCACATAAAGGCCTTCCTCCCCGGCCCCCGTCTCACAGCAGGCCCCCCCCTCCGCAGTCCCTGGAGGGCCTTCGCCACCTGCACTACCAGCGCAGCGACTACGACAAGTCGCCCATCAAACCCCGCATGTGGAGCGAGAGTTCCCTGGACGAGCCCTACGAGAGGGTGAAGAAACGGCCGTCCCACTCCAGGTCCGCCccgcacacaccctcaccacacgaAAAGATTCCTGAAAATATTGGGGGAAATTCGAGGGGTTTTGTTCATCaaggtgttttgtgtgctgtgtAGTGGATGTTATTGCGCTGGTTCTGATGCTGATGCTTcggtttctgtctctctcactgatgctgtgtgcacatgcgtgtgtgtgtgtttgtgggtgtgtgtgtgtgtgtgtgtagtagtcaCAGACGGTTCCCCAGCACAGGCAGCTGTGAGGCTGGGGGCAGTAACTCCCTGCAGTGCAGCCCAGTTCGCTCCCTGCCCCACTGGAACAGCCAGTGCAGCATGCCCTCCACCCCAGACCTGAGAACCAGGAGCTACGCCCACTCcgccaggtacacacacacacccacacacacacacacacacacacacacacacacacacacacacacacccacacacacacacacacacccacacccacacccacacccacacccacacacacacacacacacacccacacacacacacacacacacacacacacacccacacacacacacacacacacacacacacacacacacacaccacacacacacacacacacacacacacacacacacacacacacccacacacacacacacacacacacacacacacacacacccacacacacacacacacaccacacacacacacacacacacacacacacgtcttggTAATGTATGGtcctctctcacccctctcacctTTTTGTCACCCCCCTCTCACAGCCTCTCTCAGCCTTTCCGTGGGCGGAGCTCAAGCTTGGAGTCACAGGGGAAGCTGCTGACTATGGAGGCGGAGTCAGAGGCGGGGCTCAGCCCCGACCTGTTCCTGTCCGGCCCACACAGGGTGGGCAGCAACGGCTCGGTGGTCCCTGACGACTGCTCGTCCTGCACCAGCCACTCGAGCTCGGAGCACTACTACCCGCCATCAGGCGCCAACCCAAACTACTGCACGCTGGCCGAGGACTCGCCCTCCAAGGCCCGGCAGCGCCAGCGCCACAAATCCGCCGGGCACCTTGGCGCCTCCAGCTCGGGCAGCATGCCCAACCTGGCGGCCCGTAACGGGGCGGCCCACGCGGGCGTGTGTGGCGGGCACCAGGGCGTGTACCTGCACAGCCAGAGCCAGCCGTCCTCGCAGTACCGCATCAAGGAGTACCCACTGTACACGGAGGGCGGCAGCCCTGGCGCCGTGGTGGTCCGCAGCCTGGAGAGTGACCAGGAGGGCCACTACAGCGTCAAGGCCCAGTTCAAGACCTCCAACTCCTACACGGCCGGCGGCCTCTACAAGGAGGGCTGGGGCTCAGGAGAGGACGGAGaggggggcgggggagggggcggggccggcgGCAGGCTCACGCCCTCCAGGTCGCAGATCGTGAGGACTCCGTCGCTGGGCAGGGAGGGCAGCGGGGGCAGGGCCGCAGTGTCCGAGGAGCTGCGCTGCTGGTACCAGCGCTCATCCGGATCACTGAAGGACTCACGGATCACACACACCGGATCCAGCCTGGGGAGAGTAGGGACACTGGCAAAGTGCTCACCAggtgagaccacacacacacacacacacacacacaaatctcttAGCAAATAAATCCACACTTCAAGTTTGTAAATGTTACGAAAAAATAGGtcactgggctgtgtgtgtagggagagtgtgagaaatAGTGTTGATTTAGTGCAGGCAGCATTCCTGTTGTAACAGTTTAGTTAAGTGCATTCCTGTGAAGTGTGTGAGGGCATGGGGGCCTTTCtgggtggtctgtgtgtgtgtgtgtgtgtgtgtgtgtgtgtgtgtgtgtgtgtgtgtgtgtgtgtgtgtgtgtgtgtgtgtgtgtgtgtgtgtgttgggggacaTGGGAGGATTTGCCTTCTATGAGTGGGAGGAACACACAGCCTCTGCCATGCTGGAGTGTCAAGAAGCTCATGCTACTGTTCCATGAAAATGCATGTTATTGTgtaataactgtgtgtgtgtgtgtgtgtgtgtgtgtgtgtgtgtgtgtgtgtgtgtgtgtgtgtgtgtgtgtgcgtgtgtgcgtgcgtgtgtgcgcgcgcacgcgcgtgtgtgtgtgtgtgtgtgtcctagctGCCTCCCCACATAGCCAGAGGAGTGCTACTCCATGCAGTGAGGTGGGGGTCACTCCTCCCTGCAGTCCCCAACACATACTCTGGCAGAGTGGGTAAGACCTGCCGGCTCTGGGCCTCCCAGTGTTCCACAACGCTGGGCTCTGGAACATTTTACTCCAATTTCATTGTCCtttgttacattttttttacatacttTTTAGATATACCTGTTATGTGTGCTTgctgattttatttttgttaatataattattataagaTGTAGATGTTTTGAAAGTTATTTATAAGGATTTAGGATCTAATACTAGTAAACCTAGCCTAGTGACTGCTGTAGTGAACATTCACCATGGCAGTGTGACAGACCTTCAGCAGAGGCTTTCATGTTACAAAAGACCAACCAGTGTCACCACGTGTTAGCCAGTAGTCTCCTGTCCATCAAGTGTGCCAGTCTTCATAACACCTGGCCGAAGTGAAATGAGATCCCTTAGAAAAGTGACAGAGATTAATCCATCTTCTAGCCCTTAAACTCCCCAAACTCTTATCAATTGAAACATGACTTGCAATATATGTTGAGTTGGCGCAGTTTGCATTTGTATATGCAAACAAATCCACCTGTGCTTTTACCTTAATGCGTTGGTCAGAGTTTGGGGAAGTATGTGATACACTTCAGCTGTGGGGATGCCCTGCTGTCCACCTGCACACTATGTTGCAGTAATGGGAGATTGAGCTTCCTGTAGTGTAGTCACGTAACGCCACTTCCTGAACGCCATCCCATCTAACCTCACTTCTGTTCCTTCACTTGCTACCTGTTGTCACCTGTGCTCACAATTGCtaacctctctttctctctctctctctctctctctctctctctctctctctttctctctctctgtctctcttgtctttctctctttctgtctttttttttctctaactCCTTCTGCTTGActgctgtgtctggtgtgtggatttgggtgtgtgtttgtgtgtgggtgtgtgtggtgtttttctttgggGCAGTGATACAGCTGAAAGCTCTCCTCCTGAAGACTGCTCTCCCTCTCACCAAAACACTGAGCAGTAGAGAGGTACTCTCACTCTCATTGGctccgtctctgtctctgtgcatGGGGATTAGACCGTTTCCTTCTCTGTAGATTCCGTCTGTCCTTTGAAACGTCTGTTGTGTCTTGAGGTCTAACTCTTAACAGTGTTATCGAGACAGATGGAGCAACAccccaaatatatatattcagtatatctgtgcgtgtgtgtgcgtgtgcatgtgtgtgtgtgtgtgtgtgtgtgtgtgtgtgtgtgtgtgtgtgtgtgttcatcacagaTCGTTCAGTGATAGCTGTTTCCTGAGCAGTCCCCTGTGCTCTGAGCTAGCGGACGTGCAGTGGTATGGGCACAAGAAAGCCAAACCAGGAACACTGGTCTGAACCCACCCTCCAACCTCCATCCCTGCCCGTCCTCATCCCTCGCTCCCTGGAACAGTCTTCTGCAGTGCTGCTCCGCCCATGGGCTGCACCTCAGCACCTACACAGATGTATACCTGGAGCCCCGCCCCCAatctgtatgtgtgcatatcCAGTGGTACAGTGGCTCTGGGCTACAGGATCACAGAGCTTGGACTGATCCGGACCATTCTGACCCTCTCACTGCTTACCTTTAGAACTCTGGACTGTGACCCAGTTAGCTGCCAGCCAATCGCTCTGTATGCACAACCCCCCAGTGTCCAATCCCAACGCTGGAGTCAAGCGAGGAGGACGTGGTGTCTCCGTTCAGgagatgtgtgtatatgtatgtgtctgcaTTCTGGTGAAGAACCCACCTCACTCATACTTCAAAcacacctgtgtgtttgtgtgtgtaactctGCACTGAAGATGGAGAACTCGgacctctctctgtcacacacattcCTGCAGAACATGTTGCTGTTGGCCATCTTGTCACATTTTATGTGCTATGTTCAGTTAAGGTGAATGCAGTGAATCACAGGTCCCGCCCACAGTGAACCATGAACCCTTACTCATGCTTATGGATttcctgtttgttttgtttctttgggGATTTTTTTATTGTTCTATAAAAACAAATAGAAGTGAGTTTAAAGAACACAGAAGACAGCAGCTTGAACCCCTCAACCCTCTGAACCCTCAGACGCACACCATTATaaagcagcattttgtacatttgTTCTGTTATCACCATGTGAGGGAACAGGCCTCTGGAGTAGGCCCGAGGAAACATACCCCCTTCATGCATTGCAGCGACGTCTCAGGCTGCTCTGGTGAAACACATGGTTCCATCATTTAGTCTCCCACCAGACATTCACAACTACAGTCGCCGGGATTATTCTTTCCTTGGTCATTCCAGGTAGCCTCTTTACTTAGTCTAGATGCTGATTGTTACTGACACATTGATGGTTGTAGTAAAATGTTTTCATTGGATGGCTGTGTGTGGATGGTCTCTTAGGATGATGGACTGAATTCAGAACCACTTATTATCATTGTTAAAAGTCAAGTGGTTTGGGGGATTCGTTGGCCTCTGTCAGTGTCCAGCTTACATTCATCATTGGCAGGGCCCAAGCAGTACAGCTGCCTCCACTATATCTAATACATGTTCTGACAGAGTGTTCAGCTGTAGCAGGGGCTGCAGGTCCAAACCAGCAGGTCCATTTCCCAAACAAGCCTCCTAGCTTTGAGATCATCGCATTAGACGGAGAGATTGTTGACAGTAACGTTCAGCGCGCTATTTCCCaagggtctctctctccttccctggcCGTGAGCTAGAGGACAGCTGAGCTTCAAGTTGACCTGTGCCAGAGTCCGAGTGCTGAAGTACCGTAGGGGCCGCATTTCCTCAGCAGCATCCCAGTGTGTTTTCGTCTATGCCGGCCTCCCAGCCACTATGGTGCTCTGAGTCTGTACTGTATCCCGCTGAACTCCAAATCCCACAATGCCCTGCTACGTTTTTGCTCTTCTTAAGTACCGGGTAAAGACTGAAGCAGTGTACTGTCAGAAGAATATTGTTAACCTCACTCAGTGGCTGTGTACAGATGGCATACACATCATACAGTATGAACACACAGCACATTCACTCATCGTACCTCTCCGCCACTGCATTGGAAGTAGTACGGGACACAAGCATTCCAGCACACTGTATGAGCAGAGTACAGCTGTCCAGACCTCAGATCGACACCTCCACAGTGACCATGAGCCGTGTTACAGTAAACTCAGTTCAGCCTCTCAGAAGCTGAGATGATTACAGGGTGttcatgttttttgtttgtttgtttgttctgagTTCAACAACACACAAGATTTTAACTGAGCGAGAATTTCGCTTAAAGCCGCTGGTGCCCTTCTCCAGTCTGTCTCCCTGGTACAGGGAAACGTACCAAGCCATACAGAACCCCACCAGAGCTCACTCACATACGGATGCTTGGGCTGTTAGAAAAACCTAAAAGCACACCGGGATCTTATCTATAATCTGTTTTTTATGAGAAATATACATGCCATCACACTTTTGTGTCAACAACCTtgataaatgtttgtgttttcaGCAGCCGGGTAGGAACCTCCATCACATATCATGTGGCAATATTACTGTAACGCACAGCAACCGAACAGCAGTGGCTACCCGTCACCCGTATGGCCATGGATCCAAGTCCATTCTGTTACCCGTTACCGCAGAGTTTTGACTCCTTACACTGTCTCTCTTTCAGGAGTTCAGATGAGTCAGTATAGTAGCCACAATGTTTTAGAGGTTCTCTTGATTAAGGCTTCTTCCCTTGCATGCTCAACCTTCATTGTGCATCACTGGCAAAACAAACCAAGCTCAAGAAATCCCTAACTCTTTAACCACATGTCATCCCACCCTCTGCAGTGCTACGGTTCTGGCCTTGTGGTTAACTACCCCTTCTGCAGTGAGAAATGTGTTCTCTCCTCATTCTCTCCTTCCTACCTATATTTAATAACAAACCTAAACCTTTTATAACAAAAGAATAAACTAACACATTTATCAACATATATGGAAAACTCTATGGATACCTGTCTGGGTTattttaaaagaagaaaaaagttttaagtttagtttttttttttattgatcaGTATTTCTTTTTTCATGTTATTTTTCGCTAAGTTGGGACATAGTTACAACCCTTTCAGGTGCTACACGATGACCAGTTACTGCATTGTTTCCTAGCTGTAGACTTTTCCTAACTGTTGTCAATAGTTTTAATACGAGTTGTGCAAAATGAAGGATGTTAGTTACTTAACGGTGTCGGTCACTCCCTCAACCTGACAGTAGAGCATGTACCATGAGTTTATGGAGTTCAGTTCAAACATAACCAGACACATTATAACGGTGTTGTAGGAAAAAAAATGTGGAACTGTTGGGCAAAATAACCAGATTCCACAGTTAATTTATTCTTTTTCTATTAAGAATTTGTATAGTAACTTTACATTTTTCAAAAACCATGTTGTTGGCAACTGATTCTGAATTTTCCAGATGAGAAATGTGGTGGTTCTtgagattatgaaaataaattatTGCTGAATGTTCTCTAAACTCAAGTCTGATGTTTCTTCTCCTTTTTGTCAGTTTTGAGGTCAGGGttgtttttgcttttgttttgtttttttatagtTTTTTGTATTCGCTAAGACCCAATTCCTGAAATtgaaacacacagcagccaaagcCACACAACATgtaaaacatctcacacttttggaaagaAGCAAACATGTCATCCAAAACTATTTCAACTGTTGCCAAAATTATACCCAAATATCAGATGAACAAACAGCCTTTCCTATATGataactgcacactgatgtgacaaatggaaaacatcaccatgtgtttgagtgtacgGTGTGTAGTTGTAAAGGACTGTCatagcactcacacacacaaacatattcaCAAATATACAGGTCATTTATGCACATTCAGTACATATACACCATAAAGTAAAAAACAtaatgtttcttttcttttttgtatttacgCTTCTGCATCCCATGCTGTACATACTGtaatatatagataataaaagacaaaaaaaggCTTGTAACTTCAGCACAAAAGTGCTACAAGATCTCATTGACATCACAGCTGATGTTTTCTCTGGCCATACAGTGGGGGAAGGACCTTCTGGAGTGATGTATCCACCCCTGGCATGCCCCCGTCAACATCACCACACACTTCTTCCATCGCCTGGAGAAGGGAAatgtgatggtggggttggcAACCACCTCCAAGCTGAAAAGAACTCAACAGGATTGAGGAACGGAGAGTATGGTGGAGCTGAAGCACAACTAATCATGGGTGTTCAGTGAGCCATTGGATTTGAGCAGCCCGGTAGGAAtgacaacaaacctggactgatcTGATCCATTGCCATGGAGATGGAAAATCAGTACACATTGCACACATTGTGTTGTTGCCATCATGATGCCCAGGACAGGCACGGTGtcctgaatgaatgaatgttcaacttatatagcgcctttctatatacccaaggtcgctttacaatttta harbors:
- the LOC143504815 gene encoding FERM domain-containing protein 4A-like isoform X4: MEAVLLSLEDNVCVRQGVLWNLTSTALRRLRHTHLLYNTVYQMTEGRRCQVHLLDDRKLELLVQPKLMAKDLLDLVASHFNLKEKEYFGISYTDDTGHFSWLQLDRRVLEHEFPKKSGPIILYFCVRFYIESISYLKDNATIELFFLNAKSCIYKELIEVDSEVVFELASYILQEAKGDFTSNDATRGDLKKLPALPTQALKEHPSLAYCEDRVIEYYKKLKGQSRGQAIVNYMSIVESLPTYGVHYYAVKDKQGIPWWLGLSYKGIFQYDYQDKVKPRKVFQWRQLENLYFREKKFSVEVHDPRSRASVTRRTFGHSGIAVHTWYACPALIKSIWAMAISQHQFYLDRKQSKSKIHAARSLNEIAIDLTETGTLKTSKLANMGSKGKIISGSSGSLLSSGSQESDSSQTAKKDMLAALRARQEALEETLRQRIEELKNICIREAELTGKLPKEYPLDPGEEPPTVRRKIGTAFKLDEQKILPKGEEEELERLEREFAIQSQITEAARRLASDPHVSSKKLRKQRKTSYLNALKKLQDMENAINEHRMRSGQKPTQRASLIIEEANIGSEDSSLSDALVLDDDDPHVTGTPTFSPVASPHKGLPPRPPSHSRPPPPQSLEGLRHLHYQRSDYDKSPIKPRMWSESSLDEPYERVKKRPSHSSSHRRFPSTGSCEAGGSNSLQCSPVRSLPHWNSQCSMPSTPDLRTRSYAHSASLSQPFRGRSSSLESQGKLLTMEAESEAGLSPDLFLSGPHRVGSNGSVVPDDCSSCTSHSSSEHYYPPSGANPNYCTLAEDSPSKARQRQRHKSAGHLGASSSGSMPNLAARNGAAHAGVCGGHQGVYLHSQSQPSSQYRIKEYPLYTEGGSPGAVVVRSLESDQEGHYSVKAQFKTSNSYTAGGLYKEGWGSGEDGEGGGGGGGAGGRLTPSRSQIVRTPSLGREGSGGRAAVSEELRCWYQRSSGSLKDSRITHTGSSLGRVGTLAKCSPAASPHSQRSATPCSEVGVTPPCSPQHILWQSGDTAESSPPEDCSPSHQNTEQ
- the LOC143504815 gene encoding FERM domain-containing protein 4A-like isoform X2; this encodes MEAVLLSLEDNVCVRQGVLWNLTSTALRRLRHTHLLYNTVYQMTEGRRCQVHLLDDRKLELLVQPKLMAKDLLDLVASHFNLKEKEYFGISYTDDTGHFSWLQLDRRVLEHEFPKKSGPIILYFCVRFYIESISYLKDNATIELFFLNAKSCIYKELIEVDSEVVFELASYILQEAKGDFTSNDATRGDLKKLPALPTQALKEHPSLAYCEDRVIEYYKKLKGQSRGQAIVNYMSIVESLPTYGVHYYAVKDKQGIPWWLGLSYKGIFQYDYQDKVKPRKVFQWRQLENLYFREKKFSVEVHDPRRASVTRRTFGHSGIAVHTWYACPALIKSIWAMAISQHQFYLDRKQSKSKIHAARSLNEIAIDLTETGTLKTSKLANMGSKGKIISGSSGSLLSSGSQESDSSQTAKKDMLAALRARQEALEETLRQRIEELKNICIREAELTGKLPKEYPLDPGEEPPTVRRKIGTAFKLDEQKILPKGEEEELERLEREFAIQSQITEAARRLASDPHVSSKKLRKQRKTSYLNALKKLQDMENAINEHRMRSGQKPTQRASLIIEEANIGSEDSSLSDALVLDDDDPHVTGTPTFSPVASPHKGLPPRPPSHSRPPPPQSLEGLRHLHYQRSDYDKSPIKPRMWSESSLDEPYERVKKRPSHSSSHRRFPSTGSCEAGGSNSLQCSPVRSLPHWNSQCSMPSTPDLRTRSYAHSASLSQPFRGRSSSLESQGKLLTMEAESEAGLSPDLFLSGPHRVGSNGSVVPDDCSSCTSHSSSEHYYPPSGANPNYCTLAEDSPSKARQRQRHKSAGHLGASSSGSMPNLAARNGAAHAGVCGGHQGVYLHSQSQPSSQYRIKEYPLYTEGGSPGAVVVRSLESDQEGHYSVKAQFKTSNSYTAGGLYKEGWGSGEDGEGGGGGGGAGGRLTPSRSQIVRTPSLGREGSGGRAAVSEELRCWYQRSSGSLKDSRITHTGSSLGRVGTLAKCSPAASPHSQRSATPCSEVGVTPPCSPQHILWQSGSFSDSCFLSSPLCSELADVQWYGHKKAKPGTLV
- the LOC143504815 gene encoding FERM domain-containing protein 4A-like isoform X1 — protein: MEAVLLSLEDNVCVRQGVLWNLTSTALRRLRHTHLLYNTVYQMTEGRRCQVHLLDDRKLELLVQPKLMAKDLLDLVASHFNLKEKEYFGISYTDDTGHFSWLQLDRRVLEHEFPKKSGPIILYFCVRFYIESISYLKDNATIELFFLNAKSCIYKELIEVDSEVVFELASYILQEAKGDFTSNDATRGDLKKLPALPTQALKEHPSLAYCEDRVIEYYKKLKGQSRGQAIVNYMSIVESLPTYGVHYYAVKDKQGIPWWLGLSYKGIFQYDYQDKVKPRKVFQWRQLENLYFREKKFSVEVHDPRSRASVTRRTFGHSGIAVHTWYACPALIKSIWAMAISQHQFYLDRKQSKSKIHAARSLNEIAIDLTETGTLKTSKLANMGSKGKIISGSSGSLLSSGSQESDSSQTAKKDMLAALRARQEALEETLRQRIEELKNICIREAELTGKLPKEYPLDPGEEPPTVRRKIGTAFKLDEQKILPKGEEEELERLEREFAIQSQITEAARRLASDPHVSSKKLRKQRKTSYLNALKKLQDMENAINEHRMRSGQKPTQRASLIIEEANIGSEDSSLSDALVLDDDDPHVTGTPTFSPVASPHKGLPPRPPSHSRPPPPQSLEGLRHLHYQRSDYDKSPIKPRMWSESSLDEPYERVKKRPSHSSSHRRFPSTGSCEAGGSNSLQCSPVRSLPHWNSQCSMPSTPDLRTRSYAHSASLSQPFRGRSSSLESQGKLLTMEAESEAGLSPDLFLSGPHRVGSNGSVVPDDCSSCTSHSSSEHYYPPSGANPNYCTLAEDSPSKARQRQRHKSAGHLGASSSGSMPNLAARNGAAHAGVCGGHQGVYLHSQSQPSSQYRIKEYPLYTEGGSPGAVVVRSLESDQEGHYSVKAQFKTSNSYTAGGLYKEGWGSGEDGEGGGGGGGAGGRLTPSRSQIVRTPSLGREGSGGRAAVSEELRCWYQRSSGSLKDSRITHTGSSLGRVGTLAKCSPAASPHSQRSATPCSEVGVTPPCSPQHILWQSGSFSDSCFLSSPLCSELADVQWYGHKKAKPGTLV